One genomic region from Granulimonas faecalis encodes:
- the serC gene encoding 3-phosphoserine/phosphohydroxythreonine transaminase, which yields MVRPRNFSAGPAQMPEDVLLSAQAEFMDFAGTGMSVLETSHRSAAYRRVIDAAEASLREVMGIPDSYGVLFLQGGATLEFAGIPMNLMRRGRAGHIVSGHFAKVAAEEAARYGSAEILATSEPTGFDRIPDLPAPEAFAGMDYGYICQNNTIYGTMFHGLPDCGGTPLVADVSSCFLSFPLDVTDYGLLFAGAQKNAGPSGVCVLVVDRSLVEAGPALGVCPTYLDYSAQLAKGSMLNTPNTFGIYLCGKVFDWVRGTGGLEAMGERNAEKAALLYGAVDRSDLYRGCAVPSSRSVANVTFRLPTPELEREFVDRAAGQGLVGLAGHRLVGGIRASIYNAVGIDAVRDLVAFMESFELSVTGRSF from the coding sequence ATGGTCCGACCGCGCAACTTCTCGGCAGGCCCCGCCCAGATGCCCGAGGACGTCCTCCTCTCGGCCCAGGCGGAGTTCATGGACTTCGCCGGCACCGGCATGTCCGTGCTCGAGACGAGCCACCGCTCCGCCGCCTACCGGCGCGTCATCGACGCCGCCGAGGCGTCGCTCCGCGAGGTGATGGGTATCCCCGACTCCTACGGCGTGCTCTTCCTGCAGGGCGGTGCCACGCTCGAGTTCGCGGGCATCCCCATGAACCTCATGCGCCGCGGCCGCGCCGGACACATCGTGAGCGGCCACTTCGCCAAGGTCGCCGCTGAGGAGGCCGCGAGGTACGGCAGCGCCGAGATCCTGGCCACGAGCGAGCCCACGGGGTTCGACCGCATCCCGGACCTTCCGGCGCCCGAGGCCTTCGCAGGCATGGACTACGGCTACATCTGCCAGAACAACACCATCTACGGCACCATGTTCCACGGGCTCCCCGACTGCGGGGGCACGCCGCTCGTGGCGGACGTCTCGTCGTGCTTCCTTTCGTTCCCGCTGGACGTGACGGACTACGGCCTGCTCTTCGCCGGCGCCCAGAAGAACGCCGGACCCTCGGGCGTGTGCGTGCTCGTCGTGGACCGCTCCCTCGTGGAAGCGGGGCCGGCGCTCGGCGTCTGCCCCACCTACCTCGACTACTCCGCGCAGCTGGCCAAGGGCTCCATGCTCAACACCCCCAACACCTTCGGCATCTACCTCTGCGGCAAGGTGTTCGACTGGGTGCGCGGGACGGGCGGCCTCGAGGCCATGGGCGAGCGCAACGCCGAGAAGGCCGCGCTGCTCTACGGCGCCGTCGACCGCTCCGACCTCTACCGCGGCTGCGCAGTGCCCTCGTCGCGCTCCGTGGCCAACGTGACCTTCCGCCTCCCCACCCCCGAGCTCGAGCGCGAGTTCGTGGACCGGGCGGCCGGGCAGGGCCTCGTGGGGCTCGCCGGCCACCGCCTCGTGGGCGGCATCCGTGCCTCCATCTACAACGCCGTGGGCATCGACGCCGTCCGCGACCTGGTGGCCTTCATGGAGTCCTTCGAGCTCTCGGTGACCGGGCGATCTTTCTAG
- a CDS encoding acyltransferase gives MAKKRLVFVYVLNVLAAFAVVMLHVSLDVFSPRAGGDPKWFASFFLQAAFIFAVPVFFAVSGMNLLDYRSKYDTRTFFVKRVRRVGVALLFGSAVCYLAYGLFPGDFWGAEGATLSVKGFVKGVLSNTVNDTYWFLYTIIYLYILTPLLSLAAGRKRLLEYLLACCAVSAVLLPLAAALGFDRSYLDPLFGWGAFANVALLYYVGGFYLARYVNRPEGFPVPWQASAAVYAVSTAAMALVSAASNGFVGFNAVPGAYDPYWISIASPLCMVQAASVFMGAMALEPRFSRLKGRGLSVLVALSGASLGVYLIQMPVINWIGHRLFWPGYGWLQDTVVRGLVVFAVAMALSVVWCTAWGTLKGGLRRLAAAGRR, from the coding sequence ATGGCTAAAAAGCGCCTTGTCTTTGTGTACGTGCTCAACGTCCTCGCCGCGTTCGCGGTGGTGATGCTCCACGTGTCCTTGGATGTCTTCTCGCCCCGGGCGGGCGGGGACCCCAAGTGGTTTGCCTCGTTCTTCTTGCAGGCGGCCTTCATCTTTGCCGTGCCGGTGTTCTTTGCCGTGAGCGGTATGAACCTTTTGGACTACCGGTCCAAGTACGACACGCGCACGTTCTTTGTAAAGAGGGTGCGCCGGGTGGGCGTGGCCCTGCTCTTTGGCAGCGCCGTGTGCTATCTGGCCTACGGGCTGTTTCCCGGCGACTTTTGGGGCGCGGAAGGGGCCACCCTCTCCGTCAAAGGGTTTGTCAAAGGGGTGTTGTCCAATACGGTAAACGACACCTACTGGTTCCTCTATACCATTATCTACCTGTACATTCTTACGCCCCTGCTCTCTCTTGCCGCCGGGCGCAAGCGCCTTTTGGAATACCTTCTGGCGTGCTGTGCCGTGTCGGCGGTGCTCCTCCCCCTTGCGGCGGCCCTCGGGTTCGACCGTTCCTACCTCGACCCGCTCTTTGGCTGGGGCGCCTTCGCCAACGTGGCGCTCTTGTACTACGTGGGCGGCTTCTACCTGGCCCGCTATGTGAACAGGCCCGAGGGTTTCCCAGTGCCATGGCAGGCCTCGGCGGCCGTCTACGCCGTCTCCACCGCGGCTATGGCCCTGGTGTCGGCGGCCTCCAACGGCTTCGTGGGCTTCAATGCCGTTCCCGGTGCTTACGACCCCTATTGGATCTCCATCGCCTCGCCGTTGTGCATGGTGCAGGCGGCGTCGGTGTTCATGGGAGCGATGGCGTTGGAGCCGCGCTTCTCGCGCCTCAAAGGGCGGGGGCTGAGCGTGCTCGTGGCCCTTTCCGGGGCGTCCCTTGGCGTCTACCTCATTCAGATGCCCGTCATCAACTGGATCGGCCACAGGCTCTTCTGGCCTGGGTACGGGTGGCTGCAGGACACGGTGGTCCGTGGCCTCGTGGTGTTCGCCGTGGCGATGGCCCTCTCTGTGGTTTGGTGCACGGCATGGGGCACACTCAAGGGCGGTTTGAGGCGCCTCGCTGCCGCAGGGAGGCGATAG
- a CDS encoding ABC1 kinase family protein — MAEDSRKISLDAEQVDADLSASGSQEVVIGLFGERVVGTGDLSARARHRRLREIFAILRRYDILRGLTPQKLVAMLEDLGPTFVKAGQILSMRSEILPESFCRELEKLRTDVEPMGYQTVVEVLEHEYGRPVGEVFSHVDETPLGSASIAQVHRATLRTGEDVAVKVQRPRVREVMGQDIEIMRTVVRHVAPFMGGDQFLDLKAVVGELWDSFNEETDFLVEARNLQEFRAENASVRYVTAPAPHMRLCTAHVLVMDYVAGPTISKPKEIEAEGYDLVEIGTKLVENYAKQVLDDGFFHADPHPGNIMVADRRIVFIDWGMAGHLSTYYRGILRSMLTAVAEHSSPKLKQGLLELSENRASGADIDHGALLAELDAIVDTYGSMSLEELNLGQFLSDLIQLARTYSIELPGAMTMIARGLVTLEGVVDEFLPGVSMIEIVENHVRDSQDLRAMARDEARTLALEGHKALHGALEAMGQAGLVTDMLTRGQLKLNLDFSGSQDPIEDLSHIADRLTLGIIIAGLLVGSSIIYFAGASFTVLGVPLLGFLGYVLAISLSVYMVHDILKHDRKRKR, encoded by the coding sequence ATGGCGGAGGACTCGAGGAAGATCTCATTGGATGCCGAGCAGGTCGACGCCGACCTCTCGGCATCCGGCTCGCAGGAGGTCGTCATCGGCCTGTTCGGCGAGCGGGTGGTGGGCACCGGCGACCTGTCGGCCCGCGCGCGCCACCGCCGCCTGCGCGAGATCTTCGCCATCCTGCGCCGCTACGACATCCTCCGGGGCCTCACGCCCCAGAAGCTCGTGGCCATGCTGGAGGACCTGGGCCCCACCTTCGTGAAGGCCGGCCAGATCCTCTCCATGCGCTCCGAGATCCTCCCCGAGAGCTTCTGCCGCGAGCTCGAGAAGCTCCGCACCGACGTGGAGCCCATGGGCTACCAGACGGTGGTGGAGGTGCTTGAGCACGAGTACGGCCGCCCGGTGGGGGAGGTCTTCTCCCACGTCGACGAGACGCCCCTCGGAAGCGCCTCCATCGCCCAGGTGCACCGCGCCACGCTTCGCACTGGCGAGGACGTGGCCGTGAAGGTCCAGCGCCCCCGGGTGCGCGAGGTCATGGGCCAGGACATCGAGATCATGCGCACCGTGGTGCGCCACGTGGCGCCCTTCATGGGCGGGGACCAGTTCCTCGATCTCAAGGCCGTGGTGGGTGAGCTCTGGGACAGCTTCAACGAGGAGACCGACTTCCTCGTGGAGGCGCGCAACCTCCAGGAGTTCCGGGCCGAGAACGCCTCGGTCCGATACGTCACGGCGCCCGCGCCCCACATGCGCCTGTGCACGGCCCACGTGCTCGTGATGGACTACGTGGCCGGCCCCACCATCTCCAAGCCCAAGGAGATCGAGGCCGAGGGCTACGACCTCGTGGAGATCGGCACCAAGCTCGTGGAGAACTACGCCAAGCAGGTGCTCGACGACGGCTTCTTCCACGCCGACCCGCACCCCGGCAACATCATGGTGGCCGACCGGAGGATCGTGTTCATCGACTGGGGCATGGCCGGGCACCTCTCCACCTACTACCGCGGCATCCTGCGCTCCATGCTCACGGCCGTGGCCGAGCACAGCTCGCCCAAGCTCAAGCAGGGGCTTCTGGAGCTCTCCGAGAACCGCGCGAGCGGGGCCGACATCGACCACGGTGCGCTCCTCGCCGAGCTCGACGCCATCGTGGACACCTACGGGTCCATGAGCCTCGAGGAGCTCAACCTGGGGCAGTTCCTCTCGGACCTCATCCAGCTGGCACGCACCTACTCCATCGAGCTGCCGGGCGCCATGACCATGATCGCCCGCGGGCTCGTGACCCTCGAGGGCGTGGTGGACGAGTTCCTGCCCGGCGTCTCCATGATCGAGATCGTGGAGAACCACGTGCGCGACAGCCAGGACCTGCGCGCCATGGCGAGGGACGAGGCCCGGACGCTCGCCCTGGAGGGCCACAAGGCGCTCCACGGGGCGCTCGAGGCCATGGGGCAGGCGGGGCTCGTCACCGACATGCTCACCCGCGGCCAGCTCAAGCTCAACCTGGACTTCTCCGGGTCCCAGGACCCCATCGAGGACCTCTCGCACATCGCGGACCGCCTCACCCTGGGCATCATCATCGCGGGCCTGCTCGTGGGCAGTTCCATCATCTACTTCGCCGGCGCGAGCTTCACGGTCCTGGGCGTGCCGCTGCTGGGCTTCCTCGGGTACGTGCTGGCCATATCGCTCTCCGTCTACATGGTCCACGACATCCTCAAGCATGACCGCAAGCGCAAACGATAG
- a CDS encoding phosphoglycerate dehydrogenase → MRTIKIIDDIVKDGLSTIAEGYEIVPDAEGADAILMRSTDIHGMEVPDSVRCIARAGAGVNNIPHERLAEQGVVVFNTPGANSNAVKELVVGLLLMGSRDVLGGMRWCREHEDDPDAYAEAEASKKAFVGREVADRRIGVVGLGAVGSKVANACVDLGMEVCGYDPYLSVDHAWQLSRDVTPVEDLDELCRGCDYLTVHVPRKEDTVGMIGAAQLSLLNPGAVVLNYAREDVVDEDAMEAALASGQVQRFFTDFATPRSLHMPHTYVTPHTGAGTVEAEASCARMAVDELVDYLDNGNITNSVNYPTCHMGVCRGASRVACLHANVPNMIGQITAVLADASANVQRMTNENAGRAAYTMFDTDEHLEPAIIERLSSIPNMWRVRVIK, encoded by the coding sequence ATGCGCACCATCAAGATCATCGACGACATCGTCAAGGACGGCCTGTCCACCATCGCCGAGGGCTACGAGATCGTGCCCGACGCCGAGGGCGCCGACGCCATCCTCATGCGCTCCACCGACATCCACGGCATGGAGGTGCCCGACTCCGTCCGCTGCATCGCGCGGGCCGGCGCCGGCGTCAACAACATCCCCCACGAGCGCCTGGCCGAGCAGGGCGTCGTGGTCTTCAACACCCCCGGCGCCAACTCCAACGCCGTCAAGGAGCTCGTGGTGGGCCTGCTGCTCATGGGCTCGCGCGACGTGCTCGGCGGCATGCGCTGGTGCCGCGAGCACGAGGACGACCCGGACGCCTACGCCGAGGCCGAGGCCTCCAAGAAGGCCTTCGTGGGCCGCGAGGTGGCCGACCGCAGAATCGGCGTCGTGGGCCTCGGCGCCGTGGGCTCCAAGGTGGCCAACGCCTGCGTGGACCTGGGCATGGAGGTGTGCGGCTACGACCCGTACCTCTCCGTGGACCACGCCTGGCAGCTCTCCCGCGACGTCACGCCTGTGGAGGACCTCGACGAGCTCTGCCGCGGCTGCGACTACCTCACGGTACACGTGCCCCGCAAGGAGGACACCGTCGGCATGATCGGCGCCGCGCAGCTCTCCCTGCTCAACCCCGGTGCCGTGGTGCTCAACTACGCCCGGGAGGACGTGGTCGACGAGGACGCCATGGAGGCCGCCCTGGCGTCGGGCCAGGTGCAGCGCTTCTTCACCGACTTCGCCACGCCCAGGTCGCTCCACATGCCCCACACCTACGTGACGCCCCACACCGGTGCCGGCACCGTGGAGGCCGAGGCATCCTGCGCCCGCATGGCCGTGGACGAGCTCGTGGACTACCTGGACAACGGCAACATCACCAACTCCGTCAACTACCCGACGTGCCACATGGGCGTGTGCCGCGGAGCCAGCCGCGTCGCGTGCCTGCACGCCAACGTGCCCAACATGATCGGCCAGATCACCGCCGTGCTGGCGGACGCCAGCGCCAACGTGCAGCGCATGACCAACGAGAACGCCGGCCGCGCCGCCTACACCATGTTTGACACCGACGAGCACCTGGAGCCCGCTATCATCGAGCGCCTCTCCTCCATCCCCAACATGTGGCGCGTACGCGTCATCAAATAG
- a CDS encoding DUF1015 domain-containing protein — translation MHIHPFAALRPAPELAARTAALPYDVVDLEEARRAVGAEPLSFLGVDVPGLWVADGGDPDGEEACALAARRFAGQVEEGVYRQDGEPTFYVYREQDGGRSQTGLVACVAVDDFVAGAVRRHENTRREKELGRVRHIRALSAQTGPVFLAYRADAQGAGRVAAAVETVCAGEPLYDFTDAQGVRNTVWRVDDRHLRGELADAASEIPGAYIADGHHRAASAVRVAMERREGSGAMAGRDAPAGSEAASDTVMAVLFPADGLDLLSYNRVVADRAGLGAEELVDAVGAAGFEVAPVDAADAAPTEPGTFGMCCGGAWYRLTPSPALAAETAAADAADALDVAVLQDRVLGPVLGIADPRQDPRLDFVGGNRGTTELERLAGEGGVAFVCHPTSMDELMAVADEGRLMPPKSTWFEPKLRSGLFFHRI, via the coding sequence ATGCACATCCATCCCTTCGCGGCCCTTAGGCCCGCACCCGAGCTGGCGGCCCGCACCGCCGCCCTGCCCTACGACGTGGTGGACCTCGAGGAGGCCCGGCGCGCCGTGGGGGCCGAGCCACTCTCGTTCCTCGGCGTCGACGTCCCCGGCCTCTGGGTGGCAGACGGCGGCGACCCCGACGGCGAGGAGGCCTGCGCCCTGGCCGCCCGGCGCTTTGCCGGCCAGGTGGAGGAGGGCGTGTACCGCCAGGACGGCGAGCCCACGTTTTACGTGTACCGCGAGCAGGACGGCGGCCGCTCCCAGACCGGCCTCGTGGCCTGCGTGGCCGTGGACGACTTCGTGGCCGGCGCCGTGCGGCGCCACGAGAACACGCGCCGCGAGAAGGAGCTGGGGCGCGTACGCCACATCCGGGCGCTCTCGGCCCAGACAGGGCCCGTGTTCCTCGCATACCGCGCCGACGCCCAGGGGGCCGGCCGCGTAGCCGCCGCCGTGGAGACGGTGTGCGCGGGCGAGCCGCTCTACGACTTCACCGACGCACAGGGCGTGCGCAACACCGTGTGGCGCGTGGACGACCGACACCTGCGCGGCGAGCTCGCCGACGCCGCCTCCGAGATCCCGGGAGCCTACATAGCCGACGGCCACCACCGCGCCGCCTCGGCCGTGCGGGTGGCCATGGAGCGGCGGGAGGGCTCCGGCGCCATGGCCGGCCGCGACGCCCCTGCCGGCAGCGAGGCGGCCTCCGACACCGTCATGGCCGTGCTGTTCCCGGCGGACGGGCTCGATCTCCTCTCCTACAACCGCGTGGTGGCCGACCGCGCCGGCCTGGGTGCCGAGGAGCTCGTGGACGCCGTGGGGGCGGCCGGCTTCGAGGTGGCGCCGGTGGATGCCGCCGACGCCGCGCCCACGGAGCCCGGCACCTTCGGCATGTGCTGCGGCGGGGCCTGGTACCGGCTGACGCCCTCCCCGGCCCTCGCGGCCGAGACCGCCGCGGCAGACGCCGCAGACGCGCTCGACGTGGCCGTGCTGCAGGACCGCGTGCTGGGACCGGTGCTCGGCATCGCCGACCCGCGCCAGGACCCGCGCCTGGACTTCGTGGGGGGCAACCGCGGCACCACGGAGCTCGAGCGCCTGGCCGGCGAGGGGGGTGTGGCCTTCGTCTGCCACCCCACCTCCATGGACGAGCTCATGGCCGTAGCCGACGAGGGCCGCCTCATGCCGCCCAAGTCCACCTGGTTCGAACCCAAGCTGAGAAGCGGGCTGTTCTTCCACCGGATCTAG
- a CDS encoding phasin family protein — translation MADDRKNPIEGLGDIAHNVFLAGVGAAAIVGERAGQVVDDLVKKGELTVQQGKVVNEELSQKAAGVVNETTENLIKTHLKNMTPEQRAEFVANVRSMADDIEAKAQEASDEAAADADDAAEAVEADAIEVDED, via the coding sequence ATGGCAGACGATCGGAAGAACCCCATCGAGGGCCTGGGCGACATCGCCCACAACGTGTTCCTGGCGGGCGTCGGGGCAGCGGCCATCGTCGGCGAGAGGGCCGGCCAGGTGGTCGACGACCTCGTCAAGAAGGGCGAGCTCACCGTCCAGCAGGGCAAGGTGGTGAACGAGGAGCTCAGCCAGAAGGCGGCCGGCGTGGTCAACGAGACCACCGAGAACCTCATCAAGACCCACCTCAAGAACATGACGCCCGAGCAGCGCGCCGAGTTCGTGGCCAACGTGCGCTCCATGGCCGACGACATCGAGGCCAAGGCCCAGGAGGCCTCCGACGAGGCCGCGGCCGACGCCGACGACGCCGCCGAGGCAGTGGAGGCCGACGCCATCGAGGTCGACGAGGACTAA
- a CDS encoding HAD family hydrolase, with the protein MPFAPDADPSAFSAAPAVFFDFDGTLANTIDSIRATGRRALMDYGLTEEEVGDVNRIIGPAFPGAFSEVYGLTEEDAAWVTARYRELYREQGPEACAPYPGIVGLLDALRAQGRTAAVVTCKLTSLASAGAEAHGYLDRFGLVMGKADDTPTTKARLVAAALAELGLAPDQAVMVGDRKNDMEGARANGVLALGVAYGAGTADELWEAGAQCVVDSVAALSDVLLGRGTGKLL; encoded by the coding sequence ATGCCCTTCGCCCCCGACGCCGACCCCTCGGCCTTCTCCGCGGCCCCCGCCGTCTTCTTCGACTTCGACGGCACGCTCGCCAACACCATCGACTCCATCCGCGCCACGGGGCGCCGCGCCCTCATGGACTACGGCCTCACCGAGGAGGAGGTGGGCGACGTCAACCGTATCATCGGTCCGGCGTTTCCCGGCGCCTTCTCCGAGGTCTACGGCCTCACCGAGGAGGACGCCGCGTGGGTCACGGCCCGCTACCGCGAGCTCTACCGCGAGCAGGGCCCCGAGGCCTGCGCCCCCTACCCGGGCATCGTGGGGCTTTTGGACGCGCTTCGCGCCCAGGGGCGCACGGCGGCGGTGGTCACCTGCAAGCTGACGTCGCTCGCCTCGGCGGGGGCCGAGGCCCACGGCTACTTGGACCGCTTCGGGCTTGTGATGGGAAAGGCCGACGACACGCCCACGACCAAGGCCCGGCTTGTGGCCGCGGCCCTCGCCGAGCTCGGGCTTGCGCCCGATCAGGCCGTCATGGTGGGCGATCGCAAAAACGACATGGAGGGGGCCCGCGCCAACGGCGTCCTTGCCCTGGGCGTGGCCTACGGCGCCGGGACCGCCGACGAGCTCTGGGAGGCCGGCGCGCAGTGCGTCGTCGACTCTGTGGCCGCCCTATCCGACGTTTTGCTCGGGCGGGGGACGGGTAAGCTTCTTTAA